The stretch of DNA CGTAGCGGGTGTCGACGATGGCGTTCAGCCGCTCGCCGAGCACTGGGTCGCGCTTGAGTTCGCGCAGGTCGGCACGGCGCTGGATCTCATTGAGAAAGCTGGTCTGCCCGTCGACGTTCTGCACCTTGCATTTGTCGCGGGCGAGCTTGAGGGTCCAGTCCTGCCCGCCCGCGTGAATGCGATAGACATGCGCGGTAAGCCCCGCGCTGAACCGTTCGCGCACGTAGGGCTCATCGCCTCGGGTAGCGACGAGCTGTTCCAACGGCAGCGGGCACTCTTCAGGCGTGCCGATTTCCAGCTCCGCACCGCTGGCGACGAAAGCCAGCTGCGCAGCGTGGCGGTGTTGTTCGGGTGTCATAACCAACTCCAGCGACCCGGCTCAGCGAGCCTGTACCACGATGATCCGGTCGTCGCCGTGCTGGCGAGCGAAGGCGTAAGGCGACTCGGACAGTTGCCGGTGGCTGCCCGCACCGATTGCGGGATGGCGTGCGCGGAACTGACCGAGGCGCTGCCAATGCCGGATCAGCGCGTCGACTTCCGGCTTGGCGTGATCGTCCCAGTTCATGTCCGAGCGGGTGCCCTGATAGGGGTCGGAGCCTGTAGGCCCGAAAGCGCGTGCGCTTTCGTCGCCGTAATAGATCTGCACCGCGCCTGGGCTCAGCAGCAAGGCGCTGGCGAGGCCATGCTGGCGCTGCAGGTCGTTGTCGTGCTGGGCTGAGAACAGGGACGTGTCGTGGGATGAGGCGTAGCTCATGAAGTTATGCCCCGGATTCTGCGCCAGCAGCTCCGCGTAGTGCCCGTAGCTCTTGTCGGCGCGGCGCAGGCAATCGCTGGCAGTGCCGGCTATTTCCTCCTGGAAGGCAAAGTTGATCAGTGCATCGAAACCGTTGGCCTGATAGTCGCTGGTTTCCGGCCCGTGACCGAAGACTTCACCCACCATCCAGAACGGCTCGCCCGCCATCGGGTCGTCCGGATTGGCGTCGGACCACGCTTGGCGCGCCCGGTCTGCGTGCTGGCGCAGCGCTGCCCAGGCTTCCGGTTCGACATGCATGACGGTGTCGGCACGAAAACCATCGACGCCGAACTCACGCACCCAGGTCGTCAGCCATTCGTTGAGGTAGTCACGCACCCGGTAGCCGTCACGCTCGACGGCGCGGGTGGGCCGCTTGTGGCGAAGGAATTCAGGGAGGCCGACCGGGCTCTCTGACTCGGTGCGAAAGTCCGGCAAGAACGCCAGCGAGCCTTTTACCGGGTCCACCAAGACGCTTGGTGGAGCAGGGTAGTCGGCTATGCCGGCGCGCACCCACTCCTTGCCCCACCAGCGTGACCAGGCCGGGTGATCGTAGTCGATCAGGTTGTGGTAGGCGTGCAGGTTCTCGTAGGGCTCCGGCTGCCAGTCTGTCCAGCGCTCCGGCAGGTATTGCGCCATGCCGTCGCGCAGGGCGCCGAATCCTAGGTTTTGCATATCTGCGAGCGTGGAATAGCCGGCGTGGTTGAGCACTACATCGAACAACACACGAATACCGCGCGCATGGGCACCGGCGATGAGTTCGCGAAGGTCGGCCTCGCTGCCCATGTTGGCATCCAGCTGGGTGTAATCCAGCGCGTAGTAGCCGTGGTAGGCGTAATGGCGGAAGTCGCCTTTGTCGCCGCCACCGACCCACCCGTGGATTTGTTCGTAAGGCGCGCTTATCCAGAGTGCGTCCACACCCAGCTCGGACAGATAGTCGAGCTTGCCGGTCAGGCCCTTGAGATCGCCGCCGTGAAAGGTGCCGATCTCCTGCGCACCGTCAGGCTCTCGGCCATAGCTGCGGTCGTTGCTCGGGTCGCCGTTGGCGAAGCGATCCGTGAGGGTGAAATAGACGGTCGCGTTACGCCAGTCACGTGGCTGCTTTGAAGGCGCGTCAGCCGCCTCAATCAGCAGCAAGCCGTTGCTCTCCGGTGCCGGCATCAGTTCGACCTTGCCGTTCTGCACGGTTGCGGTATTACCGCTGTAGGCGTCGCGCAACCGCTGACCGTTGTCGAACACACCGGCGACCGGCACCTGTACGGCTTCGCCATTCCACGGGCGGCACGCGTGTTCGACCGGCTTGCTCTCCTGGCGGATCGGCAGCAGTCGCAGGTTGGCGTCCTCGCCGGTCTGCACCAGCAGGCGGTAGCGGCCCGGCTTCGTCACCTTGAAATGGTAGTTGCTGCCGGGTTTCAGATCATGTCGCTGAAACGGTTTGAGCGGCTCATGTTCAGTCGCGCCGGCGCCCAGCTGTAGCACGCCTTCGGGCAGCTCTAGCTCCGTCTCGAAGCGATCGTCGGCCAGGCTTTCCCATGACGGCGTTAGTGGCTGACCGCCCAGTCGAATCGGGAATTGCGGTTCCGCTTGTATAACGGGTGCGAGCAGACCGAAACAAAGGGCTAGGATAGATGGACTAAGGGGCGGCAGAGGGCGCATGTCCGGCTCCGGCTTGGCGAGAAGATGGCTATATTCAAGCCTGTTTTCTTCATGCCGTGCAGGCTGAGATAGGCAATTCAAAGCCTCTGAAAACACAGCGCGAAGACAAAACTACGCCCTGCATCTACGCCCCTCATCCTCCCTCGGAGGAGGATGTTTTAGCTGATCGGCGGGGAGAGTATGGATGCACTGCAGACCGCCTGACGGCACGCAGAACGTTGTGGATCAAAAATAAGAAGCCACGAGGAATGACCCAAATGAATAAAAAGCTGTTTGCAGCGGCCGCGATCGGTCTCTCCGCCACCCTGAGCCTGCCGCTGTCCGTCCAGGCCGCCATCGAAGAAGGCAAGCTGGTTGTCTGGATAAATGGCGACAAGGGCTACAAAGGGCTGGCCAAGGTCGGCGAGAAGTTCACCGAAGAAACCGGTATTCCCGTTGAGGTTGCGCATCCCGACGCTGCCACTGACAAGTTCCAGCAAGCAGCGGCCACAGGCAACGGACCGGACATTTTTATCTGGGCGCATGATCGCCTCGGTGAATGGGCACAAAGCGGGCTGATCACCCCGGTCACGCCCAGCGCCAAGAGCCAGAACGAAGTGGCTGATTTCGCCTGGGAAGCGGTGAGCTATAACGGCAAGCAGTGGGGCTACCCCATCGCGGTGGAAGCACCGGCGTTGATCTATAACAAGGCCCTGGTGCCGACGCCGCCGAAGACCTTTGACGAAGTTTTCTCCATCCACAAGGAACTCGCCGCTGACGGTAAGCGAGCGATCCTCTGGGATTACAACAACACCTACTTCACCTGGGCCTTGCTGGCTGCCAACGGCGGTTATGCATTCGCTGACACCGACTCGGGTTATGACGTCAGCAAGACCGGCGTGAACAATGAAGGCGCCAAGCAGGGCGCGATGGTGCTCAAAGCGCTTATCGACCAGGGCGTCATGCCCAAGGGCGCGGACTACAGCGCGGCTGAAGCAGCTTTCAACAAGGGCGAATCGGCAATGTTCATCAGCGGGCCCTGGGCATGGTCGAACATCCGCAAGAGCGGAATCGACTTCGGCGTTGCGCCCATTCCGGCGGTAGGTGACAGCCCGAGTAAGCCGTTCTCCGGCGTGATGGCCGCAACCCTCAACGCGGCCAGCCCGAATCAGGCGTTGGCGGTTGAGTTTCTGGAGAACTACCTGCTCCAGGTCGAAGGTCTGAAAGCAGTAAACGCCGATGTAGCGCTGGGCGCTGTGGTGAACAAGGAATACATGGCCGAGCTGTCGGGTGATCCGATGATCAAGGCCACCTTCGAAAGCGCCCAGCAGGGTCGTCCGATGCCGAACATTCCGCAGATGGGCGTGTTCTGGTCGGCCATGGAGCCTGCGCTGACGAACATCACCTCCGGTCGCCAAACCGTGGATGCCGCCCTGGATGACGCCGCCAAACGCATCGTCAAGTAACGACAACCCGCAGTCGCAACCGCAGCCGGAGACGCCTGCGTTTCCGGCTGCGCGTCCTGAGGCCCAGATTCCGATGTCCGCCGTGAATGTTCCCGTCGAGATACCCCGCCGAGCCGTGCCCAAGCTGTCGGTCCCTAAGATGCCCGCCGCGATGCGGTGGGGCCTGTGGCTGTTATGCAACGCTTTTGCCCTGTACCTGATCATTGCCTTGTATGCCCAGGGACAGACCGTGTTCGCCCTGCTCGGACTGGTGGTGGCGGGTATCGCCAGCTTTGTGTTCATCAGCCGCCGTGCCTACGCCCACCGCTACATATTTCCTGCCGTGGCGGGCATGCTGGTGTTTGTCATCTTTCCGCTGCTCTACACCGTAGGGATCGGCTTTACCAACTACAGCGGTACCAATCTGCTGAGCTTCGAACAAGCGCGGGGCTATCACCTCAGCCAGACTCATTTGGCAGGCGAGCGGTATGGGTTCAGCCTGCATCAGAATGATGACGGCGAGATGCGTCTGAGCGTCGACAAGGGCGAGCAGGGCGTCTGGGTGTCGGCACCGCTGCAAGGCGAGCTACAGCAGGGCGAGCCCTTGGAACTGAGCCCGGTTGGTGAGGTGGACGACCTGGGCAAGGCCTTGCCGCTGCGCGAGGTGATTCGTCTGCGCAACCAGCTCGAACAGTGGGTATTGCTCGGCAACGAAGGCCAACTGCTGCGCCTGTATGGCCTGCGTGAGGTGGCGGCGGTCGAGCCGCTGTATCGCCCAGAAGAAGACGGCTCGCTGGTAAACAACCAGACCGGTGAGCGCCTGACGGCAAACGATGACATCGGATTCTACGTCGATGCCGAAGGTCAGCGCGTCGCCCCGGGGTACACCGTCTACGCCGGCTGGAGCAACTTTGCGAAAGTGCTGACCGATCCGAAGATCCGTGGCCCGTTTCTGCAGATCTTCGTCTGGACCGTATGTTTCGCCGCATTGACCGTGGTTTTCACGCTTGCCGTGGGTTTGGTGCTGGCCAGCTTGCTGCAGTGGGACATGGTGCGCGGCAAAGCCTTTTACCGCTTGATGTTGATCCTGCCGTATGCCGTTCCGGCGTTCATCTCGATCCTGGTGTTTAAAGGTCTGTTCAATCAGAGCTTCGGCGAGATCAATCTGATGCTCGACAGCCTGTTCGGCATACGCCCGGCCTGGTTCAGCGATCCGACGCTGGCGCGCAGCATGATCCTGCTGGTGAACACCTGGCTCGGTTACCCCTACATGTTGCTGTTGTGCATGGGGCTGCTGCAGGCGATTCCGCGTGATCTGTATGAAGCCTCGGCGATGGACGGCGCGTCGCCGCTGGACAACCTCCTGAAGATCACGTTGCCGTTGCTGATCAAGCCTCTGGCGCCGCTGCTGATCGCCAGCTTCGCCTTCAACTTCAACAATTTCGTCCTCATCACGCTGCTGACCCGCGGGGGGCCGGACATTCTGGGCACTACCACGCCGGCCGGGACGACCGATCTGCTGGTCAGTTACACCTACCGCATCGCCTTTCAGGATTCCGGGCAGAACTTTGCCCTGGCTGCCGCCATCGCCACGCTGATCTTTATCGTCGTCGGTGCCATGGCCTGGCTGAACCTGAAGCTTTCCAAGGTCAAGGTCTGAGGATTACGCACATGGCCATGGTTCAACCGAAATCCGTCAAATACCGCATCTGGATGACTCACGCGGCACTGCTCGCCTTTGTCGCGCTGATCGTGTTTCCGCTGCTGATGGTGGTGTCGATCTCGTTCCGCGAGGGCAACTTCGCCACCGGTAGCCTCTTCCCGGAAAGCCCGACCCTGGAGCATTGGTCGTTGGCGCTGGGGATTCCCTACGTGCATGAGAACGGCGCAGTCAGCAACCCGCCATTCCCCGTGCTCACCTGGCTATGGAACTCGATCAAGATCGCGCTGATCAGCTCCGTGCTGATTCTCATGCTCTCCACTACGAGCGCTTACGCCTTCGCCCGGCTGCGCTTCGGCGGCAAGGGCCCGATCCTCAAGGGCATGCTGATTTTCCAGATGTTCCCGCCGGTGCTGACGCTGGTGGCCATTTATGCCTTGTTCGATCAGCTCGGCGAGCACGTTAGCTGGCTCGGCGTGAACACCCATGGCGCGGTGATCATCGCCTCGCTGGGCGGGATGGCGCTGCACATCTGGACCATCAAGGGCTATTTCGAAAGCATTGACGGCTCGCTGGAAGAGGCGGCGATTGTCGACGGTGCCACCACCTGGCAAGCCTTCGTGCACATTTTGCTGCCCATGAGCGTGCCGATCCTGGCAGTGGTGTTCATTCTCGCCTTCATCACCAGCATCACCGAATACCCGATTGCCTCGGTGCTGTTGATGGACGTGGACAAGCTCACGCTGTCGGTCGGTGCCCAGCAATACCTCTACGACCAGAACTACCTCTGGGGCGACTTCGCTGCGGCGGCGGTTCTCTCAGGCCTGCCCATCACAGCTGTGTTCCTCTACTGCCAGAAGTGGATCGTTGGCGGGCTGACCGCCGGTGGGGTGAAAGGCTAGCCATCTAGTCGCGACACACGATGCGTCACGAAACCCGAACAGGGATTGGATCACGGGAGACGACCATGAACGCCGCAATACCTGAGCCTTTGCCGCTGATACCGGCGAAGCTGAGCATGCCGCCGATGCCACGCGGTTTGCTGGCGCGACCGCGTCTGGATGAGTGGTTCCAACGCCTCGGCGACGTGCGGCTAGCCGTGCTGCATGCGCCCAGCGGATTCGGCAAGACCACGCTCGCCTGCCAGTGGGCGCAGGCGTTCGATGGCCGGGTCGCCTGGCTGCAGCTTCATCCTGGTGACAACGATCCCCGTCAGCTCGGCCGCTATCTGCTGCACGTGATTGATGCGCAGCTGGCGCATGGCTGTGCGCGCAGTTTGCTACTGGCGGAACAGGGCGGCGAGGTGTTCGACACCTTGCTGACCCATCTGCTGGCGGAGCTGCCGGCCGAGCACGATCCGCTGCTGCTGGTGCTGGATGATTTCGAAACACTGAACAACCCCGAGGTCATCGCTGCGCTGCGCTTTTTCCTGCGAAACATGCCGGCGTGGTTGACCCTGCTCGTGTGCAGCCGCGGTTTGCCTGAACTGGGCGTTGCCGACCTGCGTGTGAAGCATCAGTTGTTGACGGTCGATGCGCCGCATCTGGCCTTTGAAACAGATGAGGTGGAGGCGCTGCTTAATCTGGGCCTTCCGGTCACGGTCAACCGCGAGCAGGTTGAGCGCTTGAACCGACGCATCGGCGGCTGGCCTTGCGCGTTGCAACTGGCCCTGCAGGAAGTGCAGACCGGTCGGGGGATGGATCTTTTTCTGGAAAATCTGCAGCTCGGGCATCCCTATATCCGCGATTACATGCGCGAACAGGTGACGGGTCAGTTGGGCGCGGCGACGCTCGAATTTCTCCAGGCGACATGCCTCCTGGAACGCTTCAATGCGCCCTTGGCGAATCGGCTGACTCAGGGCAGCAAAGCGCGCGACATGCTCGAACAGCTTGAGCGCAGTGGTCTCTTCATACAGCCGCTCGACAGCTTGCGGCAGTGGTACGCCTACCATCCGCTGTTCGCGATTTTCCTTCAGGGAGAACTGCGCACTCATCAACCGCAGCGAATGACGGATCTCCATCTGCGCGCGGCCGAAGCGCTGATGGCTGAGAGCATGCCGGAAGAAGCCGCACGGCACGCCGTGCAGGCAGGATGCCCGGTGCGGGTTGGCGAGGTGCTGGAGCGCCATGGACGGCAGTTCTACCGTCAGGGCCGGCTGGGGCTGTTGCAGCAGTGTCTGGAAACGCTTCCGGACGCGGTTATCGCCGGCTCGCCGCTGTTCACCCTGTTGCAGGCGTGGGTCTCGCAGAATTCCTACCAGTTCGACCAGGTCGAGCGTTGGTTCAAGGCGGGTGAGCAGACCTTGCAACACAGCTGCTCAGAAGAGGAGTGGGCGCGCATCGTAGGTGAATTCAATGCCGTGCGCGCGCAGGTGGCGATGAACCGCGGCGACGAGCAGCAGGCGATCGCCCTGGCTCGCGAAGCGCTGGTCCGCGAGCCGTTGATCATGCGCACCTCCAAGGTCGCAGCGCTGTCGGGGCTGGCCGAAGCGCATTTCGTCCAGGGCTTGTTGCCCCAGGCGCAGAAACAGTACGAAGAGGCCGAGCGCCGTGCGCGTGAGATTCGTGCCTCGCATTTGGTGGTCTGGAATCTCGGGCAGCTGTCTGAAATCGCCATCGCGCAGGGCTATCTGCAGAAGGCCTATTCGCTGCAGGAACGAGCGATCCAGTACGTCGAGCAGGCCGACCTTCAGGCTACGCCGATCATGGAATTCATCTACCGGGTACGCGGCCAGGTATTGCTCGAATGGCATCACCTGGACGCCGCCGAGCAGTGCGCGTTGCAGGGCATCCAGATTCTTGAAGACGTGGGCGACCGCTGGCTGTTGCAGTGCTACGCGCTGCTTGCCGGGATTGCCCACGCACGCGGACAACAGAGCGCCTGCGCCGACTACATTGGCAAGATGCAGAGCATGCTCGCCGACGATAACTACCACGTTGATTGGCTCGCCAACGCCCACGCCGTGATGCTCAGCTACTGGGACTCGACCCAGGACAAGACGGCGATTCAGCAGTGGCTGCTCACGGCGCCTGCGCTCGAACGCGGCGTCAATCACTTCGCCCAGTACAACGGTCGCAATCACGCGCGTGCTTACCTGTCGCTGAAACAGGCAGACAAGGCGCTGCCGATCCTTCGGCAGCTGCAGATTGATGCCGAACAGCACGGCCTGGTCATGGACTTGAACCGCAACCATATTCTGCTTGCGCAATTGCACTGGCAGCGCGAGGAGCGTCAACAGGCCCTCGATCATTTGCAGTTAGCACTGACCCTGGCCAGCAGCACGGGTGCCATCGGCAGCTTCCTGAGGATTGGCAAGCTGCTTATCTCGATGCTCAAGGCCTTGCAACACGAGCGTCGGCTCGATGAGCTGGAAGCGCAGCGCGCTGACCGGCTGATCCAGCTGGCGCAACAGCAGCGTGATTTCAGCCGGGCGATCCGCATCACCCTGGACGAAGCGGTGATTCAGGACATCATCAACCGCCCGGACGTGCCCGAACTGATCCGCCATTCGCCGTTGACGCGACGTGAATGGCAGGTGCTCAGCCTGATCCACGCCGGCCAATCCAACGAGCAGATCGCCGAGCACCTGAACGTTGCGCCTACGACGATCAAAACGCACATCCGCAGCCTCTATCAGAAGCTCAACATCACCCATCGCAACGAAGCCGTGCAGCTGGCGCGCAGCCTGCTGAGCAAGATCCAGGGTGAATAGCGTCGGATGACAGAATACGCATCCGGCCTGGTCCAAGGCTGGGTGCGTTCTTGTTCCACAGGGAGCCCGACATGTCGATGACCGAAAAACAGAAGATGCTCGCAGGCGAACTCTACCGGCCCGGCGACGCCGAGCTGCAAACCGACCAGGCTGCAGCGAAGGCGTGGATGGTGCGCTACAACGCTGCGCTCGGCGAAACACCAGCGGTGCGCCGTGCTTTGCTCATGGAGCTGTTGGGAAGCGTCGGCGAGGGCGCCGTGATCCGGCCACCGTTTCATTGCGACTATGGCTACAACGTTCACCTGGGTAACGACGTCTTCTTCAACTTCAACTGCGTGATTCTCGACGTGGTCGACGTGCGTATCGGCAATGGCACGCAGATCGGTCCGGCCGTGCAGATCTATGCAGCGGACCACCCACGCGGCGCGGAAGAACGCCGTAGCGGCCTCGAGTTCGGTCGCCCGGTGGTGATTGGCGAAAACGTATGGATCGGCGGTGGCGCGATCATTCTGCCGGGCGTGACCATCGGCGATAACGCGGTGATCGGTGCGGGCAGTGTGGTGACGCGCGATGTAGCGGCGGGAACGACGGTGGTGGGCAATCCGGCGCGTAGTCGCTGATCGACGTAAGAATGGCAGCCGGCGCAGGGCCGGCTGCCAATAACGCTTACTGCTGCGTCACGATGGCCATGTTGCCCGAGCCCATCTGCGACACCGTGGCGGCGTTGCCCATGCCGCTCTGGTCGAGGATCGCCTGGTTGGCGGTACCGCCCTGGAGCACCTGGGCCAGATGGCCTTCGCCGGTCTGCGTCAGGCTGACTTCGTTGTCGGAACCATAGATTTGCTGGATGTCAGCTACGTTGAGGTTGCCGTCCTGCACCACATCCACACTGTTGTTATCACCGTAGCTCGAACCGGTCAGCTCGTTGCCGGTGCCGGTCTGGCTGGCGGTGAGCAGGTTGTCGGTACCGTCCTGAGCGAAGTCGATCAGATGATCGGTGCCCTGCTGGGTGACGTAGGCTTCGTTGTACTCGCCCGTCTGCTGCAGTGAAGCCGTTTGGACGTTACCGTCCAGTTGGTCAATGGTGATGTAGTTGTTGTTGCCGGTCTGCTCCGTGGCGGCGTTGTTGCTTTCTCCAGCCTGGAAAATATCGGCGCTGTTGGAGGTTCCGTCCTGATAGATCGACGCCGTTTGCAGCGAGCCGCTCTGGTCTACATAGGCTTCGTTCATCAGCCCCATGGATTGGATGCTGGCGGTGTGGTCCGAGCCTTCCTGGGTCACGGATGCCACCTGAGCATCGCCTTGTTGGTCGATCTCAGCGCGCGAATCGTTGGCGTCGAACTGGAACACCGATGCGTCGTTGCCATTGCCGTTCTGGCTGACGATGCCTTCATTCCCCGCGCCGCCTTCCTGCCATACCAGCGAGACGTTGTCATTGCCGACCTGACGTTGCTCCGAGTAGCTCGACTCGGTATTGCTCTGAATGGCCTCTGCAAAGTTGTCGCTGCCTTCCTGCTCGGTCACCGCGGTGCTCAGGTCTGCGGCTGTTTGCTCGGTGAGCGCGGTGTTGTAGCTGCCTTCCTGGTACTGACGAGTACTGGCACCGAAGGAGTCGCTCTGGACGATGCTCGCGTCGTGGTTGTCGCCGTCCTGCAGTTGGATGGCTTCGCTCTGCTCAGTTGAGTTCTGCACGATGTCGGCGCGGTTCAGATCGCCGGTTTGGGTCTGAACGGCATCGGACATGATGGCCTGGTCCTGGGTGACCATGCCGTCGTTGTTTGCGCCTGTCTGCGCCTGATAAGACAGGTTGTCCTGACCACCGGTTTGAGTGACTTCCGCGACATTGTCGGTGCCGGTCTGGTTCTGTTCTGCGCTGTTGTCGTCGGCATAGGCCTGGGTGGCCAGAATCGCAATGATGGCGGCTGCGAGGGGCTTGCACTTGAACATGTTGTCTCTCCATGGTTTTGGCTGCGTGTCGCTCCTGGCCGTCGCGGCATCGCCAAGGGGAGGCGCTGCGGCAGCTACGGGGGGTCAGGCCGGGAACTGGACCGATCCTATAAGCGGGTCGTGACAAATAAGTGTCGGCCCGCCTGTTTATAGACGGTTCTCTGACTTTCTGCCGCCCGAGGCCGTGTCATTCGATCTACGCCCCCTCCGAGCGACGCCTCTACGCCGGAGCCATACGCCTCGGTATTGCCTGGCCAGGAGGATGTTGCGGCGGGTTGACGCACCTAGAGTGGCGGCGTGTTCCCCCAAACATCGAAGGTTGGTTGTATGAATCGCAATGACTGGTGGCGCGGCGGCGTCATATATCAGGTGTACCCGCGCAGCTTTTTCGACAGCAATGGCGATGGGGTCGGCGATCTGCTCGGTGTGGTCGAGAAGATCGACTACATCGCCAGCCTCAATGTCGATGCCATCTGGCTATCGCCGTTCTTCACCTCGCCGATGAAGGATTTCGGCTACGACGTGTCCGACTATCGCGGCGTCGATCCGCTGTTCGGCACGCTGGATGATTTCAAGCAGGTCATCGATGTCGCCCACGCACGCGGCATCCGAATCCTCATCGATCAGGTGCTCAATCACTCGAGCGATCAACACGCCTGGTTCAAGGAAAGCCGCTCCAGTCGCGACAATGAGAAAGCCGACTGGTACGTGTGGGCCGACCCGAAGGATGACGGCACCGTGCCCAACAACTGGCTTTCCGTTTTCGGCGGCCCGGCCTGGACCTGGGACAGCCGGCGCAAGCAGTACTACCTGCACAACTTCCTCTCCAGCCAGCCGGATCTCAATTTTCATTGCGAGGCGGTGCAGCAGCAATTGCTCGACGATATGGAGTTCTGGCTGAAGCTCGGCGTCGACGGCTTCCGGCTTGATGCCGCGAACTTCTACTTCCATGACCGCGAGCTGCGTGACAACCCGCCGAACCACGATATCCGCGAGGGCAGCATCGGCGTGCGCGCCGACAACCCCTATGCCTTCCAGAAGCATGTGTACGACAAGACGCAGCCGGAGAACCTCGACTTCCTGCGGCGCATTCGCCAGTTGCTCGAGCGCTATCCAGGCAGTGCCACCGTTGCGGAAATTGGCTGCGATCATTCGTTGCGCACCATGGCCGCGTACACGGGCGGTAGCGATACGCTGCACATGGCGTACTCCTTCGATCTGCTGACCGAGCAGTGCAGCCCAGGATTTCTGCGCCACACCATCGATTGCGTGGAGCGCGAGCTGGTGGATGGCTGGCCGTGCTGGTCCATCGGCAACCATGATGTGGTGCGGGTCATGAGTCGCTGGGCGCTGGCCAACCAGCCGGATCTGGCCCGCGGCCGCATGTTCATGGCGATGCTGCTGACCATGCGTGGCAGCGTGTGCCTCTATCAAGGCGAAGAGCTGGGGCTGGATGAAGCCGAGCTGCAGTTTGAACAGCTGGTCGACCCCTACGGCATTCGCTTCTGGCCCGAATTCAAGGGTCGCGACGGTTGCCGGACGCCGATGCCCTGGCATGACCAGGACCAGCACGGTGGTTTCAGCCGCGAGCAGCCCTGGTTGCCGCTGGCCGATCGGCATCTGCCGATGTCGGTGGCCGCCCAGGAGCCGGTTCCAGATTCGATGCTCAACATCTACCGCCGGTTTCTCGCTTGGCGTCAGGACCAGCGCCTGTTGATCGAAGGCAGTATGCGTACCGTCTACCATGACGACGCGCTATTAGTGTACGAGCGCCGCCTGGATGACGAGGTCTGGGTGTGCCTGTTCAATATGGGCGACAATGCGCGGCACTTTGATCTGTCTGCACCGGTCGAAGGGCTCGATGTGCCCTCGGCGACTGCGGTCTTCGAGGGCCACAGCGTACAGCTGCCCGCTCATGGTTTCGGATTCGCTCGTCGGCTCGGGTAACCCTGCGGACCCCGCGGCGCTTCGGCGCGGCGGTTGCTTGAAGGAGAACAATAAGAATGGCCAGCGTAACCCTGCGCAATATCTGCAAGAGCTATGACGATGTGCCCATCACGCGCGGCATCGACCTGGATATCGCCGACGGCGAGTTCGTGGTGTTTGTCGGTCCGTCCGGCTGTGGCAAGTCAACGTTGCTGCGTTTGATTGCCGGCCTTGAGGACATCACCGACGGCGAATTGCAGATCGACGGTGAGCGTGTCAATGAACTGCCGCCGATGGATCGTTCGGTGGGCATGGTATTCCAGTCCTACGCGCTCTATCCGCACATGAACGTCGCGGAAAACATGGCGTTTGGTCTCAAGTTGGCGAAGGTCGACAAGGCCGATATCCACCGCCGGGTGGAGTCCGTGGCAAAAATCCTGCAGCTTGACCAGCTACTGGAGCGTAAACCCAAGGATCTTTCCGGCGGGCAGCGTCAGCGTGTTGCCATCGGCCGGACCATGGT from Pseudomonas sp. DNDY-54 encodes:
- a CDS encoding alpha-amylase, translated to MRPLPPLSPSILALCFGLLAPVIQAEPQFPIRLGGQPLTPSWESLADDRFETELELPEGVLQLGAGATEHEPLKPFQRHDLKPGSNYHFKVTKPGRYRLLVQTGEDANLRLLPIRQESKPVEHACRPWNGEAVQVPVAGVFDNGQRLRDAYSGNTATVQNGKVELMPAPESNGLLLIEAADAPSKQPRDWRNATVYFTLTDRFANGDPSNDRSYGREPDGAQEIGTFHGGDLKGLTGKLDYLSELGVDALWISAPYEQIHGWVGGGDKGDFRHYAYHGYYALDYTQLDANMGSEADLRELIAGAHARGIRVLFDVVLNHAGYSTLADMQNLGFGALRDGMAQYLPERWTDWQPEPYENLHAYHNLIDYDHPAWSRWWGKEWVRAGIADYPAPPSVLVDPVKGSLAFLPDFRTESESPVGLPEFLRHKRPTRAVERDGYRVRDYLNEWLTTWVREFGVDGFRADTVMHVEPEAWAALRQHADRARQAWSDANPDDPMAGEPFWMVGEVFGHGPETSDYQANGFDALINFAFQEEIAGTASDCLRRADKSYGHYAELLAQNPGHNFMSYASSHDTSLFSAQHDNDLQRQHGLASALLLSPGAVQIYYGDESARAFGPTGSDPYQGTRSDMNWDDHAKPEVDALIRHWQRLGQFRARHPAIGAGSHRQLSESPYAFARQHGDDRIIVVQAR
- the malF gene encoding maltose ABC transporter permease MalF produces the protein MSAVNVPVEIPRRAVPKLSVPKMPAAMRWGLWLLCNAFALYLIIALYAQGQTVFALLGLVVAGIASFVFISRRAYAHRYIFPAVAGMLVFVIFPLLYTVGIGFTNYSGTNLLSFEQARGYHLSQTHLAGERYGFSLHQNDDGEMRLSVDKGEQGVWVSAPLQGELQQGEPLELSPVGEVDDLGKALPLREVIRLRNQLEQWVLLGNEGQLLRLYGLREVAAVEPLYRPEEDGSLVNNQTGERLTANDDIGFYVDAEGQRVAPGYTVYAGWSNFAKVLTDPKIRGPFLQIFVWTVCFAALTVVFTLAVGLVLASLLQWDMVRGKAFYRLMLILPYAVPAFISILVFKGLFNQSFGEINLMLDSLFGIRPAWFSDPTLARSMILLVNTWLGYPYMLLLCMGLLQAIPRDLYEASAMDGASPLDNLLKITLPLLIKPLAPLLIASFAFNFNNFVLITLLTRGGPDILGTTTPAGTTDLLVSYTYRIAFQDSGQNFALAAAIATLIFIVVGAMAWLNLKLSKVKV
- the malG gene encoding maltose ABC transporter permease MalG, yielding MAMVQPKSVKYRIWMTHAALLAFVALIVFPLLMVVSISFREGNFATGSLFPESPTLEHWSLALGIPYVHENGAVSNPPFPVLTWLWNSIKIALISSVLILMLSTTSAYAFARLRFGGKGPILKGMLIFQMFPPVLTLVAIYALFDQLGEHVSWLGVNTHGAVIIASLGGMALHIWTIKGYFESIDGSLEEAAIVDGATTWQAFVHILLPMSVPILAVVFILAFITSITEYPIASVLLMDVDKLTLSVGAQQYLYDQNYLWGDFAAAAVLSGLPITAVFLYCQKWIVGGLTAGGVKG
- the malE gene encoding maltose/maltodextrin ABC transporter substrate-binding protein MalE, which codes for MNKKLFAAAAIGLSATLSLPLSVQAAIEEGKLVVWINGDKGYKGLAKVGEKFTEETGIPVEVAHPDAATDKFQQAAATGNGPDIFIWAHDRLGEWAQSGLITPVTPSAKSQNEVADFAWEAVSYNGKQWGYPIAVEAPALIYNKALVPTPPKTFDEVFSIHKELAADGKRAILWDYNNTYFTWALLAANGGYAFADTDSGYDVSKTGVNNEGAKQGAMVLKALIDQGVMPKGADYSAAEAAFNKGESAMFISGPWAWSNIRKSGIDFGVAPIPAVGDSPSKPFSGVMAATLNAASPNQALAVEFLENYLLQVEGLKAVNADVALGAVVNKEYMAELSGDPMIKATFESAQQGRPMPNIPQMGVFWSAMEPALTNITSGRQTVDAALDDAAKRIVK